One genomic segment of Emcibacter sp. SYSU 3D8 includes these proteins:
- the rpoB gene encoding DNA-directed RNA polymerase subunit beta, whose product MANSFTGRKRVRKFYGNIKEVASMPNLIEVQKNSYDQFLQKDSAPDQRDDAGLQGVFKSVFPISDFGETASLEFVRYEFEQPKYDTEECQQRDMTYAAPLKATLRLIVFEVDEDTGAKSVLDIKEQEVYMGDMPLMTSNGTFIINGTERVIVSQMHRSPGVFFDHDRGKTHSSGKFLFAARVIPYRGSWLDFEFDAKDIVHARIDRRRKLPVTTLLYALGMSSEEILAYFYNHVTYTRAKDGWKRPFDAKSMRGAKLPYPIANAETGEVILQADEKLTPRAARQLEKQGLTEVLVPAQDLVTRYVAIDLVNEQTGKIYLEAGEEITEAHIAMFEDAGIVEVPTLDIDHINVGAHMRNTMLADKVEGAEHALVEIYRVMRPGEPPTKETAESLFDGLFFDPERYDLSSVGRVKMNMRLGLEVEDTVRTLRKDDILAVIKTLTELKDGKGEIDDIDHLGNRRVRSVGELMENQYRIGLLRMERAIKERMSSVEIDTVMPHDLINAKPAAAAVREFFGSSQLSQFMDQTNPLSEVTHKRRLSALGPGGLTRERAGFEVRDVHPTHYGRICPIETPEGPNIGLINSLATFARVNKYGFIESPYRKIIDGKVSDEVVYLSAMEEGKFTIAQANAELDAEGRFTSDLVSCREAGEFVMVAPDQISAMDVSPKQLVSVAAALIPFLENDDANRALMGSNMQRQAVPLVRAEAPLVGTGMEEVVARDSGVTVVAKRDGIIDQVDSTRIVVRASSEVDPGSSGVDIYNLVKFQRSNQNTCITQRPLVRVGDLVKKGDIIGDGPSTDLGELALGRNVLVAFMPWNGYNFEDSILISERMVSEDVFTSIHIEEYEVMARDTKLGPEEITRDIPNVGEESLSHLDEAGIVYIGAEVRAGDILVGKVTPKGESPMTPEEKLLRAIFGEKASDVRDTSLRVPPGDSGTVVEVRVFNRHGVDKDERARTIEREEIERLAKDRDDELAILERSSYARLDDLLVGQAIAKGPKGFKPGAEVTKDMLAELTKGQWWHVAVKDEARQADIEALRKQFDDARDRLQKRFEEKVDKLQRGDELLPGVMKMVKVFVAVKRKLQPGDKMAGRHGNKGVISRIAAMEDMPFLADGTVADIVLNPLGVPSRMNVGQILETHLGWASAGLGRQVAKLLEDVQRAGSDQALRDRLKELYGDTQYDDVIRDLDGEQLRELAKNLSKGIPLATPVFDGAKEADIVDALVAAGLDGSGQVTLYDGRTGESFDRKVTVGYIYMLKLHHLVDDKIHARSIGPYSLVTQQPLGGKAQFGGQRFGEMEVWALQAYGAAYTLQEMLTVKSDDVAGRTGVYEAIVKGDDTFEAGIPESFNVLVKEMRSLALNVELVTIDD is encoded by the coding sequence ATGGCAAACTCGTTCACCGGTCGTAAGCGGGTCCGCAAGTTCTACGGCAATATCAAAGAAGTTGCCTCGATGCCCAATCTGATCGAGGTGCAGAAGAACTCCTACGACCAGTTCCTGCAGAAGGATTCGGCGCCGGACCAGCGCGACGATGCCGGCCTGCAGGGAGTGTTCAAGTCGGTATTCCCGATCTCCGACTTCGGCGAGACTGCGTCGTTGGAGTTCGTGCGCTATGAGTTCGAGCAGCCGAAATACGACACCGAAGAGTGCCAGCAGCGCGACATGACCTATGCGGCGCCTCTCAAGGCGACGCTGCGGCTGATCGTGTTCGAAGTCGATGAGGATACCGGCGCCAAGTCCGTGCTCGATATCAAGGAGCAGGAAGTCTACATGGGCGACATGCCGCTCATGACGTCGAACGGCACCTTCATCATCAACGGCACCGAGCGCGTGATCGTCTCGCAGATGCACCGTTCGCCGGGCGTGTTCTTCGACCACGACCGGGGCAAGACCCATTCGTCGGGCAAGTTCCTGTTCGCTGCGCGGGTGATCCCGTATCGCGGCTCGTGGCTCGATTTCGAATTCGATGCCAAGGACATCGTCCACGCCCGTATCGATCGCCGCCGCAAGCTGCCGGTCACGACCCTGCTTTATGCGCTGGGCATGTCGAGCGAGGAAATCCTCGCCTATTTCTACAATCACGTCACCTATACGCGCGCCAAGGACGGCTGGAAGCGGCCGTTCGACGCCAAGTCCATGCGCGGCGCCAAGCTGCCCTATCCGATCGCCAATGCCGAGACCGGCGAGGTCATCCTGCAGGCCGACGAGAAGCTGACCCCGCGCGCCGCGCGCCAGCTCGAGAAGCAGGGCCTCACCGAAGTCCTCGTTCCCGCCCAGGATCTGGTCACGCGCTATGTGGCGATCGATCTGGTGAACGAGCAGACCGGCAAGATCTATCTGGAAGCCGGCGAGGAAATCACCGAAGCGCATATCGCCATGTTCGAGGATGCGGGCATTGTCGAGGTTCCGACCCTCGACATCGACCACATCAATGTGGGCGCGCACATGCGCAACACCATGCTCGCGGACAAGGTCGAGGGCGCCGAGCACGCGCTGGTCGAGATCTACCGGGTCATGCGCCCGGGCGAGCCGCCGACGAAGGAGACCGCTGAATCCCTGTTCGACGGCCTGTTCTTCGATCCGGAACGCTACGACCTGTCGTCGGTCGGCCGTGTGAAGATGAACATGCGCCTTGGTCTCGAGGTGGAGGACACTGTCCGCACCCTGCGCAAGGACGATATCCTGGCGGTCATCAAGACCCTCACGGAACTGAAGGACGGCAAGGGCGAGATCGACGATATCGATCACCTTGGCAACCGCCGCGTCCGCTCGGTCGGCGAACTGATGGAGAATCAGTACCGCATCGGCCTGCTGCGCATGGAACGCGCCATCAAGGAGCGCATGAGCTCGGTCGAGATCGACACGGTCATGCCCCATGACCTGATCAATGCCAAGCCGGCGGCTGCCGCAGTGCGCGAGTTCTTCGGCTCGAGCCAGCTCAGCCAGTTCATGGATCAGACCAATCCGCTGTCGGAAGTGACCCACAAGCGTCGTCTGTCGGCGCTTGGCCCGGGTGGCCTGACCCGCGAGCGCGCCGGCTTCGAGGTGCGCGACGTGCATCCGACCCATTACGGCCGCATCTGCCCGATTGAGACACCGGAAGGCCCGAACATCGGCCTGATCAATTCGCTCGCCACCTTCGCGCGGGTGAACAAGTACGGCTTCATCGAATCGCCCTACCGCAAGATCATCGACGGCAAGGTCAGCGACGAGGTCGTCTACCTGTCGGCGATGGAAGAAGGCAAGTTCACCATCGCTCAGGCGAACGCCGAACTGGACGCCGAAGGCCGCTTCACCAGCGATCTGGTGTCGTGCCGCGAAGCGGGCGAGTTCGTCATGGTGGCGCCGGATCAGATCAGCGCCATGGACGTGTCGCCCAAGCAGCTCGTGTCGGTCGCCGCGGCGCTCATCCCGTTCCTCGAGAATGATGACGCCAACCGCGCGCTGATGGGCTCGAACATGCAGCGTCAGGCCGTGCCGCTGGTCCGCGCCGAGGCGCCGCTCGTCGGCACCGGCATGGAAGAAGTCGTGGCGCGTGACTCGGGCGTGACTGTGGTCGCCAAGCGCGACGGCATCATCGACCAGGTGGACTCGACCCGTATCGTCGTGCGTGCCTCGTCCGAGGTGGATCCCGGCTCGTCCGGCGTCGACATCTACAATCTCGTGAAGTTCCAGCGTTCCAACCAGAACACCTGCATCACCCAGCGTCCGCTGGTCCGTGTGGGCGATCTGGTCAAGAAGGGCGACATCATCGGTGATGGTCCGTCGACCGATCTGGGCGAGCTGGCCCTGGGCCGCAACGTGCTGGTCGCGTTCATGCCCTGGAACGGCTACAACTTCGAGGATTCGATCCTGATCTCCGAGCGGATGGTCAGCGAGGACGTCTTCACCTCGATCCACATCGAGGAATACGAGGTCATGGCCCGCGATACCAAGCTGGGCCCCGAGGAAATCACCCGCGACATCCCCAATGTGGGCGAGGAAAGCCTGTCCCACCTGGACGAGGCCGGTATCGTCTATATCGGCGCCGAGGTACGTGCGGGCGACATCCTGGTCGGCAAGGTAACGCCCAAGGGCGAATCGCCGATGACCCCGGAAGAGAAGCTGCTGCGCGCCATCTTCGGCGAAAAGGCATCGGACGTCCGCGACACGTCGCTGCGCGTTCCGCCGGGTGACTCGGGCACGGTGGTCGAGGTCCGCGTGTTCAACCGGCACGGCGTCGACAAGGACGAGCGTGCCCGGACCATCGAGCGCGAGGAAATCGAGCGTCTGGCGAAGGACCGCGATGACGAACTGGCGATCCTGGAGCGCAGTTCCTACGCCCGTCTCGACGACCTGCTCGTCGGACAGGCGATCGCCAAGGGCCCCAAGGGCTTCAAGCCCGGCGCCGAGGTCACCAAGGACATGCTGGCCGAGCTGACCAAGGGCCAGTGGTGGCATGTCGCTGTAAAGGACGAGGCGCGTCAGGCCGACATCGAGGCGCTGCGCAAGCAGTTCGACGATGCCCGTGACCGTCTGCAGAAGCGTTTCGAGGAGAAGGTCGACAAGCTGCAGCGCGGCGACGAGCTGCTCCCCGGCGTGATGAAGATGGTCAAGGTGTTCGTCGCGGTGAAGCGCAAGTTGCAGCCCGGCGACAAGATGGCCGGTCGCCATGGCAACAAGGGTGTCATCTCGCGGATCGCCGCCATGGAAGACATGCCGTTCCTCGCGGACGGCACCGTGGCCGACATCGTCCTCAACCCGCTCGGCGTGCCGTCGCGCATGAATGTGGGACAGATTCTGGAAACCCATCTGGGCTGGGCTTCGGCCGGCCTCGGGCGTCAGGTCGCGAAACTGCTCGAGGACGTGCAACGCGCGGGCTCGGATCAGGCGCTGCGCGATCGTCTCAAGGAGCTCTACGGCGACACCCAGTACGACGATGTCATCCGTGATCTGGATGGCGAGCAGCTGCGCGAGCTGGCGAAGAACCTGTCGAAGGGTATCCCGCTGGCCACGCCGGTGTTCGACGGCGCCAAGGAAGCCGACATCGTCGACGCGCTGGTCGCGGCCGGCCTGGACGGCTCCGGCCAGGTGACCTTGTATGACGGCCGCACCGGCGAGTCGTTCGATCGCAAGGTGACCGTCGGTTACATCTACATGCTGAAGCTGCACCATCTGGTGGACGACAAGATCCACGCACGGTCCATCGGTCCGTACAGCCTGGTGACCCAGCAGCCGCTGGGCGGCAAGGCCCAGTTTGGCGGCCAGCGCTTCGGCGAGATGGAAGTGTGGGCGTTGCAGGCATACGGCGCGGCTTACACCCTGCAGGAAATGCTGACGGTGAAGTCGGACGACGTGGCTGGCCGTACCGGCGTCTACGAGGCGATCGTCAAGGGCGACGACACGTTCGAGGCCGGCATTCCGGAATCCTTCAACGTGCTGGTGAAGGAAATGCGGTCGCTGGCGCTCAACGTGGAACTGGTCACCATCGACGACTGA